A single genomic interval of Adhaeribacter pallidiroseus harbors:
- a CDS encoding uracil-DNA glycosylase family protein: MRTFADKVIAFNTNLHFTGQLPPGISILNPFRDNKDILPLSATFYHKYYADYNNRFMILGINPGRFGGGVTGVPFTDPKRLQTECGIAYSGKETHEVSSVFVYDVVNAYGGPEAFYQKFYINSICPLGFTATGKNGKEVNYNYYDHPELTRAVYPFIVESIQKQISFGINTDVCFCFGTGKNEKFLKKLNEEQQFFKSIVALEHPRFVMQYKTKSKQFYIDKYLRAFQEVSGK, encoded by the coding sequence ATGCGCACCTTCGCCGACAAAGTAATCGCCTTTAATACGAACCTGCACTTTACCGGTCAGCTCCCGCCGGGCATCAGCATCTTAAATCCTTTTCGGGATAATAAAGACATACTACCGCTATCCGCTACTTTTTACCACAAGTACTACGCGGACTATAATAACCGCTTTATGATTTTGGGCATCAATCCGGGCCGGTTTGGCGGCGGGGTAACGGGCGTGCCTTTCACCGATCCGAAACGGTTGCAAACCGAATGCGGCATCGCGTACTCCGGCAAAGAAACCCACGAGGTTTCGTCGGTTTTTGTGTACGACGTGGTGAATGCCTACGGCGGACCCGAAGCTTTTTACCAGAAATTTTATATTAATTCTATTTGTCCGCTGGGTTTTACCGCGACTGGCAAAAACGGAAAAGAAGTAAACTACAACTACTACGACCACCCTGAACTTACCCGGGCGGTTTACCCGTTTATCGTAGAAAGCATTCAAAAACAAATTAGTTTTGGCATTAACACCGATGTATGCTTTTGTTTTGGCACCGGTAAAAACGAAAAATTTTTAAAAAAACTCAATGAGGAACAGCAGTTTTTTAAATCCATTGTGGCCCTGGAGCATCCTCGTTTCGTGATGCAGTACAAAACAAAATCCAAACAATTTTATATTGATAAGTATTTGCGGGCTTTTCAGGAGGTTAGTGGGAAGTAA
- a CDS encoding DUF6503 family protein, whose product MRTYLMLVLFLSSCFWLACQSGSTNQETAKTKPEKAAQEFVDRAITTHGGKKFENLKVAFDFRNRHYEAIRKGGAYTYTRSFTDSTGQVKDVLTNDSFIRTINDQVQKLPEERVKAFTASINSVIYFALLPFGLNDPTVKKELLDTVNIQDASYAKVKVAFKQEGGGTDFQDEFLYYINQKTGTLDYFAYTYATEGGGIRFRQAINPRMVGEIRFQDYVNYEPTDTTNFDFWQIEKQFTAGKLKEFSKIELQNIQVRNRY is encoded by the coding sequence ATGCGAACTTACCTGATGCTAGTTCTTTTTCTTTCTTCCTGTTTTTGGCTGGCTTGCCAGTCGGGTTCAACCAACCAGGAAACTGCTAAAACAAAGCCGGAAAAAGCGGCGCAAGAATTTGTTGACCGGGCTATCACTACGCACGGTGGTAAAAAATTCGAGAATTTAAAGGTAGCATTTGATTTCCGGAACCGGCATTATGAAGCTATCCGGAAAGGCGGAGCATATACCTACACCCGTTCTTTTACCGATTCTACGGGCCAGGTGAAAGATGTTTTAACCAACGATTCTTTTATCCGCACCATTAACGACCAGGTGCAAAAACTGCCCGAAGAACGGGTAAAAGCTTTTACCGCATCTATAAACTCCGTTATTTATTTTGCCTTGTTACCTTTCGGGTTAAACGACCCGACCGTAAAAAAAGAATTACTCGACACGGTTAATATTCAGGATGCATCTTACGCCAAAGTTAAAGTTGCTTTCAAGCAAGAAGGCGGCGGCACCGATTTCCAGGATGAGTTTTTGTATTACATCAATCAAAAAACCGGCACCCTGGATTATTTCGCGTATACCTACGCCACCGAAGGCGGCGGCATTCGCTTCCGCCAAGCCATTAATCCCAGAATGGTCGGCGAAATTCGGTTTCAGGATTACGTGAATTATGAGCCCACCGACACCACTAACTTTGATTTCTGGCAGATCGAAAAGCAGTTTACAGCCGGAAAGCTGAAAGAATTTTCAAAAATTGAGTTGCAAAATATTCAGGTAAGAAATAGATATTAG
- a CDS encoding voltage-gated chloride channel family protein, which yields MRQFLKKGEPALVFQHLVKWTLIALPMALGVGSLVALFLWLLEEATNLRYQYPALLYLLPFAGVVIYALYKYLGQGTEAGNNLILDQIHDPSGGIPFRMAPLVLLTTIGTHLFGGSVGREGTAVQIGGSISYYVGKKFKLNPADIQIIVLCGMAAGFGAVFGTPVTGAVFALEVIAIGAIRYHALVPCFITAVLADAVCSAWGIQHTQYQINFQKTAFNLTSFLRSDYLLLIKVIGAGVAFGLVAQLFARATHAIRNLSNQYISVKWLIPALGGGMIIGLTFLLGTQDYLGLGVVPPPNGTVSITTAFEPGGATTFSWFWKLLFTAITLGAGFKGGEVTPLFFVGATLGHTLAVLTGAPIDLMAGLGFIAVFAGATNTPLACTLMGVELFGGAPILYYAVACFTAYYFSGHQGIYAAQRLATHKFLHSSGKEENSGNKAAGK from the coding sequence ATGCGGCAATTTTTAAAAAAGGGAGAGCCAGCGTTGGTTTTTCAGCACCTCGTAAAATGGACGTTGATAGCTTTACCCATGGCCTTGGGAGTAGGTTCGCTGGTAGCTTTATTTCTCTGGTTATTAGAGGAAGCTACCAATCTCCGGTACCAATATCCGGCTCTGTTGTATTTGCTGCCCTTCGCCGGTGTGGTAATTTATGCGCTTTACAAGTATCTGGGACAAGGTACCGAAGCAGGAAATAATTTAATCCTCGACCAGATTCACGATCCCAGCGGGGGTATACCGTTCCGGATGGCGCCTTTGGTATTGCTTACCACCATTGGCACGCATTTATTTGGCGGTTCGGTCGGCCGCGAAGGAACCGCGGTCCAGATAGGCGGTAGCATTTCTTACTACGTTGGTAAAAAATTTAAACTTAACCCAGCCGATATTCAGATAATTGTATTGTGCGGTATGGCGGCGGGTTTTGGCGCTGTGTTTGGTACCCCGGTTACCGGGGCGGTATTTGCCCTGGAGGTAATTGCCATTGGGGCTATCCGGTACCATGCTTTAGTTCCGTGCTTCATAACGGCGGTTCTGGCCGATGCTGTTTGTTCAGCCTGGGGCATCCAACATACCCAGTACCAGATAAATTTTCAGAAAACAGCCTTTAACCTTACTTCTTTTCTACGCAGTGATTATTTATTGCTGATTAAGGTAATCGGCGCCGGCGTAGCATTCGGACTGGTAGCCCAACTTTTTGCCCGCGCCACGCACGCTATCCGAAATTTAAGCAACCAATACATTTCCGTTAAGTGGCTTATTCCGGCGTTGGGTGGTGGTATGATTATAGGGCTTACCTTTTTGTTAGGAACCCAAGACTACCTGGGCCTGGGAGTAGTGCCGCCGCCCAACGGTACCGTAAGCATTACTACCGCTTTTGAACCAGGAGGAGCCACTACCTTTAGCTGGTTCTGGAAGCTGTTATTTACGGCCATTACTTTAGGTGCCGGTTTTAAAGGCGGCGAAGTTACCCCGCTGTTTTTTGTAGGCGCTACCTTGGGCCATACCTTGGCCGTACTTACCGGCGCCCCCATCGACTTAATGGCAGGCTTAGGTTTTATTGCTGTTTTTGCGGGGGCCACCAACACGCCTTTGGCCTGCACGCTGATGGGCGTAGAGTTATTTGGCGGAGCTCCTATTCTGTATTATGCGGTAGCTTGTTTTACCGCCTATTATTTTAGCGGACACCAAGGCATTTATGCGGCGCAACGGCTGGCTACTCATAAGTTTTTACATTCTTCCGGGAAAGAGGAAAATTCCGGAAATAAGGCTGCGGGAAAATAA
- a CDS encoding endonuclease, giving the protein MPEGPRIAFLKEQLDQFVGQPVVEAQGTAKNIPFPLLPEQTLTEIKTFGKELLLCFPDFALRIHLLFFGKYALNAELNRELQLGLTFESGTINFYACDCRYISEPLEQLYDWTTDVLHPSFDPDKALQKLLRQPKQLICDAILEQSIVAGVGNGIKNEALFRCHLHPASVVGEIPEPILKNLVRACVTFSQEYLSWKQENTPTKNWQVYQRNTCPRDLVPLRKEKLGKTKRSCYFCEKCQELYAASF; this is encoded by the coding sequence ATGCCCGAAGGACCGCGAATTGCTTTTTTAAAAGAACAGTTAGATCAATTTGTCGGGCAACCGGTGGTAGAAGCCCAGGGTACCGCTAAAAATATTCCTTTTCCTTTATTACCAGAACAAACCTTAACCGAAATTAAAACTTTCGGGAAAGAACTGTTACTGTGCTTCCCGGATTTTGCGTTACGCATTCACCTGCTGTTTTTTGGTAAATACGCTCTTAATGCCGAGTTAAACCGCGAATTGCAGTTGGGTTTAACCTTTGAATCAGGAACCATAAATTTTTACGCCTGCGACTGCCGGTATATTTCCGAACCCCTAGAGCAACTGTACGATTGGACCACCGACGTGCTGCACCCCAGCTTTGACCCCGATAAAGCTTTACAAAAACTGCTGCGTCAACCAAAACAACTGATTTGCGATGCTATTCTGGAACAATCCATTGTAGCGGGAGTTGGCAACGGCATTAAAAACGAAGCTTTGTTTCGGTGCCACCTGCACCCGGCTAGTGTCGTCGGCGAAATCCCGGAACCTATTTTAAAAAACCTCGTCCGGGCTTGTGTTACTTTTAGCCAGGAGTATTTATCCTGGAAGCAGGAAAATACGCCAACCAAAAACTGGCAGGTTTACCAGCGAAATACCTGTCCCCGGGATCTGGTTCCTTTACGAAAAGAAAAACTCGGCAAAACAAAACGTTCCTGTTATTTCTGCGAGAAATGCCAGGAATTGTATGCTGCTTCTTTTTAA